The segment TAGTTCACGCCGAGGGTGTCGAACGGCGTGCTGATCGCGGCGAGGTCGCCCGGCTGCACGGCCTCGGTGAAGACGGCGACGGCCGCGGCATCCTTCTTCTCGAAATCCGAGAGGATGTCGGCCGGATACGCACCGCGGAAGAGGGGGTCGAGGAACCAGCGGTTGAACTGCCCGTCGATGCGACGTGCCGCGTCGACGTCGGCCGGATCGGTCGGATCAGCGGGATCGGCGACGGTGAGGTTCAGCGTGATGCCGAGCGTCAGGGACGCGTCGCGGGCACGGAGCTCGCGGACGGTCTGACCGTGGCCGAGGAGCAGGTGGTGGGAGGCGAGCATGCCCTCGGTCATGCTGAAACGCCCGGGAGCGTGGATCCCCGCGGTGTAGCTGAGGAACGACGCGCACCACGGCTCGTTGAGCGTGGTCCAGACGTTCACCCGGTCGCCGAGGGCGTCGTGCATGTCGAGCGCGTACTCGGTGAAGAGGTCGGCGGTGTCGCGGTTCGCCCAGCCACCCCGTTCCTGGAGCGCCTGCGGGAGGTCCCAGTGGTAGAGCGTCAGCCAGGGGAGGATGCCGGCGTCGAGCAGCTCGTCGACGAGCCGACGGTAGAAGTCGACCCCGGCGGGGTTGAGGGCGCCGCCGTCCGGTCGCACCCGCGACCATGAGGTCGAGAAGCGGTAGGTCTGGAGTCCCATCTCCTTCATCAGCGCCACGTCGTCGCGATAGAGGTGATAGTGGTCGCACGCCACGTCGCCGTTGTCACCGTTGATGACCGCCCCCGGCACGCGGCTGAACGCATCCCAGATGGAGTCGCGTCGTCCGTCGTCGTGCGCGGCGCCCTCGATCTGGTAGGCGGCGGTTGCGGCGCCGAAGAGGAAGCCGGGCGGGAAGGCGCGGACGCCCGTGACGTCGAGGCGGGGGTCCTCGGTGAGGTCGATGGTCATATCAGCCTTTCACTGCTCCGGCCATGATGCCGCTGATGAGCTGCTTGCCCGCGACGATGAACAGGATAAGCAACGGGATCGTCGCCATCACCGCGCCGGCGAGGACGATGGAGTAGTCGATGTAGTACCCCGACTGCAGCTGGCTGAGCGCCGTCTGCAGCGTGGGGTTCGACGGGCTCAGCACGATCAGCGGCCAGAGGTAATCCGTCCATGCCGTCATGAACGTGAAGAGCCCGAGGATCGCCATCGCCGGTCGCGCGGCGGGAACACCGACGGTGAGGAAGGTGCGGAACTGGCCCGCGCCGTCGACGCGGGCCGCCTCGATGAGCTCGTCGGGGATGACGTCGACGAGGTACTGGCGCATGAAGAAGACCCCGAACGCCGTGACGAGGGTGGGCACGATCACCGCGCCGATGGTGCCGGTCCAGCCGAGCTCGCGCATCACCATGAAGAGGGGAATGATGCCGAGCTGAGTGGGAATCGCCATGGTGGCGATGACGAAGAGCATGAGCCCGTTGCGCCCGCGGAACTTCAGCTTGGCGAAGGCGTAGCCGGCGATCGTGGAGAACGTCACGACCGAGATCGTGATGATGCCCGAGATGACGATCGAGTTGCCGAGCGCCAGCCAGAACGGGATGGCATCGAGCACGCGGACGGCGTTGGCCAGGAAGTTTCCGCCGGGGATCAGCGGAAACGTCTCGCCACGGGTGGCGTTCGTGCCGCTGGCGACGACGAACGACCACCAGAGGGGATAGACGCTGCCGATGATGAACGCGGCGAGCAGGCCGTAGGTGAGGAATCCCGGGCGACTGCCGATTCCGGCGTTGCCGGTCTCACGGCCGCGTCGGCGCTTGCCGGGACGCTCGGCGGGGTCGTTGTCGAGGGTCTCGACCTGCACCGCGGGAAGGGGCTCGGGGATGCTGATGCTCATTCGACGCCTCCGTGGGCTCGGGCCTGGCGCTGCGCGATGCGGCGGGCTTTGCGGTCGGATCGGGAGTCGGATGTCGCGATGCGCCGGGCGATCGCGAAATTCAGGACGCCGAACAGCACGATCAGGAGGAACAGCAGCCACGCGACGGCGGAGGCCTCCCCGAGGTTCGTGCGGAAGAACGCCAGCTCCCAGAGGAACAGGACGGTGGTCTGGAACTGCCTGTCGCTGCCGCCGATGCCGCCGGCGGTGGAGACGTCGAACAGGCGTGGTTCGGCGAAGATCTGCAGACCGCCGATGGTGGCGGTGATGATGACGAAGATCAGCGTCGGACGGATCGTGGGAATGGTGATCGAGAAGAAGCGGCGGACCGGCCCGGCACCGTCGATGGCGGCGGATTCGTACAGGTCGCGCGGCACCGCCTGCATGGCGGCGAGGAGGATGAGGGCGTTGTAGCCCGTCCAGCGGAAGTTCACCATGATCGCGATGGCGAGATGGCTGAGGAAGCGATCGCGCTTCCACTCCTGATCGGCGATGCCGAACAGGTTCAAGAGGTTGTTCGCGAGGCCGTCGGCGTCGCTGAAGATGCTGGAGAAGATCAGCGCGACGGCGACCGGGGTCACCACGAAGGGGAGCAGCACGCTCATGCGCCAGAACGTCGGCGCACGCAGGCCCCGGTCGAGAAGGTACGCGACGATCAGCGCGATGGTCAGCTGCGGGATGGCGGAGAGCAGGAAGATGCTCAGGGTGTTGAAGATCGAGTTCCAGAACATCCGGTCGTTCAGGATCTCGACGAAGTTGCCGAGCCCCACGAAGTCGCCCTGACCCTGGAGCAGATCCCAGTCGTAGAGCGAGACGTTGAAGGTGTAGATGAGGGGGAACAGGCCCACCACGCCGAAGAGGAGGAAGAACGGCGCGATGTAGAGGTAGGGGGAGGCCTTCTGGTCGGCCTTGGACAGACGCTGCCGGAAGGGAGAACGGATGCGCCGTGGCATCCGGTTCGGCTCGTCGTGTCCGGCACCGGCGGATGCCGATGTGGAGGACGGCAGTGTCGCGGTCATGGGGTTCCTCTCGCGGCGAGATGGTTCGGGGCCCCGGGCTGTGCGCCCGGAGGCCCCGTGTCATGCGGTCGAGATCAATCGACCAGTTCGTTCAGCAGGCCGAGAGCCTGGTCCCAGGCACCCTGCGTGTCGGTGTCACCCTGGTCGAGCGCGGTCAGCGCCGGCCCGAAGACGTTCTCCTGGATGACCGAGTCGTCCGGACCCTTGAACTGAGCGACGACGCCCTGCGCGCGCTCGGCGAGGATCGATCCGACCGGCGCGTCGTTGAAGAACGCGTTCGGGGTGGCCTCGGCGGCCAGGGCCTCCTGCGCCTCGACGGTCGAGGGGAAGGTGCCCGCAGCCTCGAACTGCTTGATCTGCTGCTCGGGCTGCGTCAGCCAGTCAGCCAGCGCCGCGGCCTCTTCAGGGTGCTGCGACGTGGTCGGGACGGTGAGGAAGGCGCCGCCCCAGTTGGCCGAGCCGCCGGGGAAGACATCGGCGAAGTCCCATCCGGTCGCCGCGTCGCCGCCGCCGGCTTCGACCTGACCCTGCACGACGCCGAGCATCCAGCCCGGGCAGACGAAGGTCGCGAAGGTGCCGTCGACGAACGAGGTGCCGCCGTTCCAGTCCCACGCGCTCTGCGCGGCCGACAGGCCGTCTTCGGTCGCCGCGCCGAGCAGCTGGAAGCGCTCCTCCAGCTCGGTGTTGCCCTCGACGTTCAGCTCTCCGTCGGAGGTGTAGTACCCCTCGGGAAGCTGGTTGACCATGGCGTTCCAGACGAAGCCGGAGTGGTCGTACCAAGCCTTCCCGGTCGCCTCGTTGTACCGGCGGCCGACGTCGAAATAGGTCTCCCAGTCACCCTCGAGAAGGGCCGCGACCTCTTCGCGATCGGTGGGCAGGCCCGCCGCCTCGAACGCGGGGGCGTTGTAGCAGATGCCCTGCGGGCCGATGTCGGTGCCGTAGCCGATGACGCGACCCTCCGCGTCGGTGGCCTGGTCGTACTTCCACTCGACCCAGTCACCCTGGCGGTCTTCGATGCCGTGGTCGCGCAGGTCGACGAACTGGTCGGAGACGCCCATCACCTGGCCGAGCCACCCCTCCTCGACGGCGACGATGTCGGACAGGCCCGAGCCGGCCGCGATCTTGGTGAACGCATCGGTGCGCGCGTTTCCACCGGTGTCGATGTTGGTCGCGTCGATGGTGATGCCGGGGTTGACCTCTTCGTACTCGGCGTAGAGGTCGTCGTAGCCGAACGTGCCGAAGGTGGTGATGGTGAGGGTGATGTCCTCACCGGACTCGCCGCCCGCGGCGTCGCCGCCGGAGGAGCTGCAGCCCGCGAGGACGAGGGCGGTGGATGATGCGATCGCAGCCGCGACGGCCGCTTTGCGCATGGTGGATGACGTCACGATCACTCCTTTGTGGATGGAAGAGCACGGTGCTGTGTCGGTGACACGGTGCGGGATTGACGTTTCCGTGGAACCGCTCCCACGGATTGCGGACGACGCTATGGGATCGCTCTCATAAATGTCAAGGGAGCGCTCCCAAGAAATCGGATAACGATCAGGTCACGACGATGAGGCGGGAGGTCGGGCCGTAAGATGTCGGTGTGCCCACCATCGTCGTCGACGTCATGCCCAAGGCCGAGCCTGCTCGACCCGCAGGGGAAGGCGGTCGCCGGAGCCCTCACCCGGCTCGGCGTCGACCGCTTCTCGGGTGTTCGCATCGGCAAGCGTTTCGAGTTGACCGTCGACGGGGAGGTCGATGACGAGACTCTCGCCGCGGCCCGCCGCATCGCCGCCGAGGTGCTCTCCAACGACGTGATCGAGGACGTCGTCGGCGTGGAGGTCGTGGAGTGACCGCCCGTATCGGCGTCATCACCTTCCCCGGGAGTCTCGACGACGCCGACGCCCGCCGCGCCGTGCGTCTCGCGGGCGGTGAGCCGGTCGCCCTCTGGCACGGCTCGCACGACCTCGACGGTGTGGACGCCCTCATCCTCCCGGGTGGTTTCAGCTACGGCGACTACCTGCGCGCCGGGGCGATCGCCGCGCTCGCGCCCATCATGTCGGAGGTCACCGACGCCGCCCGGGGCGGGATGCCCGTGCTCGGCATCTGCAACGGCTTCCAGATGCTCGTCGAGGCGCACCTCCTGCCGGGCGGCCTGATCCGCAACGCCCATCAGCAGTTCATCCGCCGCGATCAGCGTCTGCGCGTCGAGAACACGTCGACGGCGTGGACGTCCGAC is part of the Microbacterium sp. ET2 genome and harbors:
- a CDS encoding GH1 family beta-glucosidase codes for the protein MTIDLTEDPRLDVTGVRAFPPGFLFGAATAAYQIEGAAHDDGRRDSIWDAFSRVPGAVINGDNGDVACDHYHLYRDDVALMKEMGLQTYRFSTSWSRVRPDGGALNPAGVDFYRRLVDELLDAGILPWLTLYHWDLPQALQERGGWANRDTADLFTEYALDMHDALGDRVNVWTTLNEPWCASFLSYTAGIHAPGRFSMTEGMLASHHLLLGHGQTVRELRARDASLTLGITLNLTVADPADPTDPADVDAARRIDGQFNRWFLDPLFRGAYPADILSDFEKKDAAAVAVFTEAVQPGDLAAISTPFDTLGVNYYHGELVGATPPVVAPPRGDAPTDRVTASPFPASDGIFWHDRGLARTAMNWEVQPEGLTRLLRRTWDEYAEPAGVALYVTENGAAYDDDVIVDGGVTRVADAERTAFLRSHLGAVLDAAESGVDVRGYFYWSLLDNYEWAWGYEKRFGIVRVDYDTQVRTVKDSGREYRRIIAARELDDVHPEALS
- a CDS encoding carbohydrate ABC transporter permease, which codes for MSISIPEPLPAVQVETLDNDPAERPGKRRRGRETGNAGIGSRPGFLTYGLLAAFIIGSVYPLWWSFVVASGTNATRGETFPLIPGGNFLANAVRVLDAIPFWLALGNSIVISGIITISVVTFSTIAGYAFAKLKFRGRNGLMLFVIATMAIPTQLGIIPLFMVMRELGWTGTIGAVIVPTLVTAFGVFFMRQYLVDVIPDELIEAARVDGAGQFRTFLTVGVPAARPAMAILGLFTFMTAWTDYLWPLIVLSPSNPTLQTALSQLQSGYYIDYSIVLAGAVMATIPLLILFIVAGKQLISGIMAGAVKG
- a CDS encoding carbohydrate ABC transporter permease, yielding MTATLPSSTSASAGAGHDEPNRMPRRIRSPFRQRLSKADQKASPYLYIAPFFLLFGVVGLFPLIYTFNVSLYDWDLLQGQGDFVGLGNFVEILNDRMFWNSIFNTLSIFLLSAIPQLTIALIVAYLLDRGLRAPTFWRMSVLLPFVVTPVAVALIFSSIFSDADGLANNLLNLFGIADQEWKRDRFLSHLAIAIMVNFRWTGYNALILLAAMQAVPRDLYESAAIDGAGPVRRFFSITIPTIRPTLIFVIITATIGGLQIFAEPRLFDVSTAGGIGGSDRQFQTTVLFLWELAFFRTNLGEASAVAWLLFLLIVLFGVLNFAIARRIATSDSRSDRKARRIAQRQARAHGGVE
- a CDS encoding ABC transporter substrate-binding protein; its protein translation is MRKAAVAAAIASSTALVLAGCSSSGGDAAGGESGEDITLTITTFGTFGYDDLYAEYEEVNPGITIDATNIDTGGNARTDAFTKIAAGSGLSDIVAVEEGWLGQVMGVSDQFVDLRDHGIEDRQGDWVEWKYDQATDAEGRVIGYGTDIGPQGICYNAPAFEAAGLPTDREEVAALLEGDWETYFDVGRRYNEATGKAWYDHSGFVWNAMVNQLPEGYYTSDGELNVEGNTELEERFQLLGAATEDGLSAAQSAWDWNGGTSFVDGTFATFVCPGWMLGVVQGQVEAGGGDAATGWDFADVFPGGSANWGGAFLTVPTTSQHPEEAAALADWLTQPEQQIKQFEAAGTFPSTVEAQEALAAEATPNAFFNDAPVGSILAERAQGVVAQFKGPDDSVIQENVFGPALTALDQGDTDTQGAWDQALGLLNELVD
- the purQ gene encoding phosphoribosylformylglycinamidine synthase subunit PurQ gives rise to the protein MTARIGVITFPGSLDDADARRAVRLAGGEPVALWHGSHDLDGVDALILPGGFSYGDYLRAGAIAALAPIMSEVTDAARGGMPVLGICNGFQMLVEAHLLPGGLIRNAHQQFIRRDQRLRVENTSTAWTSDFTDGEEIIIPLKNADGGYIADADTLARIEGEGLVAFRYLGVNPNGSLNDIAGLRNERGNVVGLMPHPEHAVEEGFGPDTRLAMRSGVDGRRFFTSAVASLVAAA